A genomic region of Acidobacteriota bacterium contains the following coding sequences:
- a CDS encoding RNA-binding S4 domain-containing protein produces the protein MRLDLFLKVSRLIVRRTVAQEVCAAGAVEINDQVAKPSREIRVGDVISLRLRGRKLKVKVLHVPQSKTLKGMAASDLYEVLSEERKSVSEELFSGLAE, from the coding sequence ATGCGCCTTGATCTCTTTTTAAAAGTCAGTCGGTTGATTGTCCGCCGAACGGTGGCCCAGGAGGTGTGTGCCGCCGGAGCGGTTGAAATCAATGATCAGGTTGCCAAGCCTTCGCGGGAAATTCGGGTTGGCGATGTGATTTCACTCCGGCTGCGAGGCCGAAAACTCAAAGTCAAAGTCCTGCACGTTCCCCAGAGCAAAACCTTGAAAGGCATGGCGGCTTCCGACCTGTACGAAGTTCTATCCGAAGAGCGCAAATCAGTGTCCGAAGAGCTTTTCTCGGGTTTGGCCGAATGA
- a CDS encoding peptidyl-prolyl cis-trans isomerase — protein MKYALIPSPRTLTACVLALTFLVTSTVRGQEPEVVDQTIARVNRDIITRSMYKKAESHLKEELLQITPDPKKQEELLGKLQKRILASLIDDKLIAQRADELGINVEPEVNQAVIELCKQNNLELAACQEAMEKQGLSMEEIKGNFRNQLRKRALMSQEVYGPIFEKLTEAEKKDYYTKHKDQFAMVGEVVLSEIYVSYTAETMKDAEARVREAIAELRAGKEFCAVVKKYSDDKRASKPKCGNLPSFKDGDLADDLKREVDKLKPGQFTSILKMPTGFQILKLESRVESKPKPFEEVANEISSRLVGVRGSGFGVRVPGSGFRVPGSGFRVPGSGFRVPGSGFRVFELISFSSFMSFMSFSSPEPRTLNPKPQTPNPKP, from the coding sequence ATGAAATACGCACTTATTCCATCCCCTCGAACATTGACCGCTTGTGTGCTGGCGCTGACATTTTTGGTCACTTCAACGGTCCGTGGCCAGGAGCCTGAGGTCGTTGACCAGACGATAGCTCGCGTCAACCGCGACATCATTACCCGCTCGATGTACAAGAAAGCCGAAAGCCACTTGAAGGAAGAACTCCTCCAGATTACCCCGGATCCAAAAAAACAGGAGGAACTGCTCGGAAAATTGCAGAAGCGGATTCTGGCATCGCTCATTGATGACAAACTGATCGCCCAGCGGGCTGATGAACTTGGCATCAATGTCGAACCTGAAGTCAATCAGGCGGTGATCGAGTTGTGTAAACAGAACAATTTAGAACTGGCGGCCTGTCAGGAAGCGATGGAAAAGCAGGGCCTTTCGATGGAGGAAATCAAAGGCAACTTTCGCAATCAGTTGCGCAAGCGAGCATTGATGTCCCAGGAAGTCTATGGACCGATTTTTGAAAAACTGACCGAAGCCGAAAAGAAAGACTATTACACAAAGCACAAAGATCAGTTCGCCATGGTTGGGGAAGTTGTGTTGAGTGAGATTTATGTCAGTTACACGGCTGAGACAATGAAGGATGCTGAAGCGCGTGTGCGTGAAGCCATCGCCGAACTGCGGGCTGGAAAAGAATTTTGCGCCGTAGTCAAAAAATATTCTGATGACAAGCGTGCTTCCAAACCCAAGTGCGGCAATCTTCCATCATTTAAAGACGGCGACCTGGCTGACGATTTGAAGCGCGAAGTGGATAAACTCAAACCAGGCCAGTTTACCTCGATTCTCAAAATGCCGACGGGTTTCCAAATTCTCAAACTCGAATCACGGGTTGAATCCAAGCCAAAACCATTTGAAGAAGTTGCCAATGAAATTTCAAGCCGGTTGGTCGGGGTTCGGGGTTCGGGGTTCGGGGTTCGGGTTCCGGGTTCCGGGTTCCGGGTTCCGGGTTCCGGGTTCCGGGTTCCGGGTTCCGGGTTCCGGGTTCCGGGTTCCGGGTTCCGGGTTTTCGAACTTATTTCTTTTTCGTCCTTTATGTCCTTTATGTCCTTTTCCTCACCGGAACCCCGAACTCTGAACCCCAAACCCCAAACCCCAAACCCCAAACCCTGA
- the mfd gene encoding transcription-repair coupling factor → MPISSTTHHLPALFNDLATDPAGQAFLSQLREQRRVIVLSGLIGSARALAIALIQYISKKRVAYVLPTSEDIEAIEVDIRYFTQLVNGLSPQSEEDDGVAVFPVIEGGPYQSMPPHPEVLEARALTLTHMAEGKGRVYLLPARALIERILEQSKLDLVSLTLDVNEEYPLDDIVSMLGEVGYYRREPVVQVGEFSLRGGILDIFSPANPNPYRLEFFGDTLESIREFDIETQRSIKKCSQCQIVPMNELPTVKSDFVAWSKAARQHWQDDRYQYQLTPRLEAAERGDQFADWEYLMPLARPLEGSIFDYLKDVLLVIDEPVAIEQTLTSYQKKLWQKFRGADDAGELVLSPEYFIHSPERLRGWVEQLRRVEFRVLGVEAATVDSEFVGALDGVEVKTAEETPIFLFPLDRRQPDIRLTTQPARKFHGRIPQLVTALREMRQKGETALLVMPSLGVAERIQDMLTEYEYPSVLLPDPQKMMTSSEIFARAACVVTVGTMSGGFAFPCSQLQFIVERELFDQAASPEEVRLLPPTKTRRKSSINSFLSDFRDLKIGDYVVHVDHGIGRFHGLQQIQVDPRMPAREFVLLVYSDEAKLFVPVERLDLVQKYSSADGHTPTLDKLGGIGWAKTKARVKRAMRNMAEELLKLYAERRLVQGYSFSLDGPWQKEFEEAFPYELTIDQTNSVADIKADMESTLPMDRLLCGDVGFGKTEVAMRAAFKSVMESKQVAVLTPTTVLAFQHWKTFRERFASFPVTIEMVSRFRTPKEQKETLAKLERGEVDILVGTHRLLSKDVTFRDLGLVIIDEEQRFGVTHKEKLKQLRRKVDVLTLSATPIPRTLNLSLAGVRDMSVIETPPRDRLAIHTVVAQFAEPVVKGAIELEMARGGQVFFVHNRVESIFTMADLLQRLVPGARIGVGHGQMGDKELEEVMMKFVQHDLDILVCTTIIENGIDIPLANTIIINHAENYGLAQLYQLRGRVGRSSRRAYAYLLIPPEGQLTSIARQRLAAIREFSDLGAGFRIAALDLELRGAGNMLGGEQSGHLDSIGFDLYCQMLEQTVKELRGTVIEDDVNTSINLNLDIRLPEDYIGDISQRLRTYKRISSAFDDRALELLGQELDDRYGPRPVQVDNLFEYARLRREASPMGILSVDYEQGMLMLKFSDRARINHEQLLAWVTTNPQVSFSPSGLFKYPVKSGNNAEFFAQIHTVLARLKPTPEAESPTVRKV, encoded by the coding sequence GTGCCTATTTCATCCACCACTCATCATCTTCCCGCGCTTTTCAACGATCTGGCAACCGATCCGGCTGGTCAGGCTTTTCTCTCTCAGCTCCGTGAGCAACGGCGTGTTATTGTGCTTTCCGGTTTGATCGGGAGTGCCCGTGCCCTGGCGATTGCTCTCATTCAATATATCTCCAAAAAACGAGTCGCGTATGTGCTGCCGACTTCAGAAGACATTGAAGCGATTGAAGTCGACATTCGCTATTTCACCCAACTCGTCAACGGGTTGTCGCCTCAATCTGAGGAAGATGACGGCGTGGCGGTGTTTCCCGTCATTGAAGGTGGCCCCTATCAAAGCATGCCGCCGCACCCGGAGGTCCTCGAAGCCCGCGCTCTGACGCTGACGCATATGGCTGAAGGAAAAGGCCGGGTGTACCTGCTGCCTGCCCGGGCCCTGATCGAACGGATTTTGGAGCAAAGCAAGCTCGATCTGGTCAGCCTGACCCTCGATGTCAATGAAGAGTACCCGCTTGACGACATTGTTTCGATGCTCGGCGAAGTTGGCTATTACCGCCGCGAACCGGTGGTTCAGGTGGGTGAGTTCAGTTTGCGGGGCGGCATCCTCGACATTTTTTCACCGGCCAATCCCAATCCGTACCGGCTGGAGTTCTTTGGCGACACGCTGGAATCAATTCGCGAATTTGACATTGAAACCCAACGCTCCATTAAGAAGTGCAGCCAGTGTCAAATCGTGCCGATGAACGAGTTACCAACCGTCAAAAGTGATTTTGTCGCCTGGAGCAAAGCTGCGCGCCAGCATTGGCAAGACGACCGCTATCAATATCAACTCACGCCGCGACTTGAAGCCGCTGAACGTGGTGACCAGTTTGCCGATTGGGAATACCTCATGCCGCTGGCGCGTCCGCTGGAAGGCTCGATTTTCGATTACCTCAAGGATGTCTTGCTGGTGATTGACGAGCCGGTGGCGATTGAACAAACCCTCACCTCCTATCAGAAAAAGCTCTGGCAAAAATTTCGTGGGGCTGATGATGCAGGGGAACTGGTGCTCTCGCCCGAGTACTTCATTCATTCACCGGAGCGGCTGCGGGGATGGGTCGAGCAACTGCGGCGGGTTGAGTTTCGCGTCCTTGGCGTGGAAGCCGCAACTGTGGATAGTGAATTTGTCGGTGCGCTCGATGGTGTTGAAGTCAAAACCGCTGAAGAAACGCCAATCTTTTTGTTTCCGCTTGACCGCCGCCAGCCGGATATCCGGTTGACGACCCAGCCAGCCCGCAAATTTCACGGTCGGATTCCACAACTGGTCACCGCTTTGCGCGAAATGCGTCAGAAAGGCGAAACGGCATTGCTCGTCATGCCGTCGCTTGGGGTGGCAGAACGCATCCAGGATATGCTGACCGAATATGAATACCCGTCGGTCTTGTTGCCTGACCCGCAGAAGATGATGACGTCGTCTGAGATCTTTGCGCGGGCGGCCTGTGTCGTGACCGTTGGCACGATGAGCGGTGGCTTTGCCTTCCCTTGCTCTCAGTTGCAGTTCATTGTTGAGCGCGAATTATTTGACCAGGCCGCATCGCCCGAAGAAGTCCGCCTGTTGCCGCCAACCAAAACCCGCCGGAAAAGCTCGATCAACAGTTTTCTTTCAGACTTTCGTGATTTGAAAATCGGCGATTATGTGGTGCATGTTGACCATGGGATTGGGCGTTTCCACGGCCTGCAACAAATCCAGGTTGACCCTCGGATGCCCGCCCGCGAGTTTGTGCTCCTGGTCTATTCGGATGAAGCCAAACTGTTTGTACCGGTTGAGCGACTGGACTTGGTTCAGAAATATTCCAGTGCGGATGGCCACACCCCAACGCTCGACAAACTGGGTGGCATTGGCTGGGCCAAGACCAAAGCCCGAGTCAAACGGGCCATGCGCAACATGGCCGAAGAGTTACTCAAACTCTATGCCGAACGCCGACTGGTTCAAGGCTACTCATTTTCACTGGACGGACCCTGGCAAAAAGAATTTGAAGAAGCCTTCCCCTACGAACTGACGATTGATCAGACTAACAGTGTCGCTGATATCAAAGCCGATATGGAATCAACCCTGCCGATGGACCGTCTGTTGTGCGGTGATGTCGGATTTGGCAAAACCGAAGTGGCGATGCGGGCGGCGTTTAAATCGGTGATGGAGTCAAAACAGGTGGCGGTTCTGACGCCGACCACGGTGCTGGCCTTTCAGCACTGGAAGACGTTTCGCGAGCGGTTTGCGTCGTTTCCGGTCACGATTGAAATGGTGTCGCGGTTTCGCACGCCCAAAGAACAAAAAGAGACTCTCGCCAAACTCGAACGCGGTGAAGTGGACATTCTGGTAGGGACGCATCGGTTGCTCTCTAAAGACGTTACATTTAGAGATCTGGGACTGGTCATTATTGATGAAGAGCAGCGGTTTGGCGTCACGCACAAGGAAAAACTCAAGCAATTGCGCCGCAAAGTGGATGTCCTGACGCTTTCAGCCACCCCGATTCCGCGAACCCTCAACCTGTCGCTGGCCGGGGTGCGTGATATGTCGGTGATTGAAACGCCACCGCGTGACCGACTGGCCATCCACACCGTAGTCGCCCAGTTTGCCGAACCCGTGGTCAAAGGCGCGATTGAACTGGAAATGGCGCGCGGTGGACAGGTGTTTTTTGTCCACAACCGGGTTGAGAGCATCTTCACAATGGCTGATTTGCTCCAGCGGTTGGTGCCGGGTGCCCGAATCGGTGTTGGTCACGGCCAGATGGGGGATAAAGAACTTGAAGAAGTCATGATGAAGTTCGTCCAGCACGATCTGGACATCCTGGTCTGTACCACGATCATCGAAAACGGCATTGATATCCCATTGGCCAATACCATCATCATTAACCACGCTGAAAACTACGGGTTAGCTCAGTTGTACCAGCTTCGCGGACGGGTTGGACGTTCGAGCCGCCGGGCGTATGCCTATTTGCTGATTCCACCTGAAGGCCAGTTGACGAGCATTGCCCGGCAGCGACTGGCGGCGATTCGTGAGTTCTCGGATTTGGGCGCTGGTTTTCGCATTGCCGCCCTTGATCTGGAGCTTCGCGGGGCAGGAAACATGCTCGGCGGCGAGCAATCCGGTCACCTTGATTCCATCGGGTTTGATCTGTATTGCCAGATGCTGGAGCAGACCGTGAAGGAATTGCGCGGTACGGTGATTGAAGATGATGTCAACACCTCAATCAATCTCAACCTCGATATTCGGCTGCCTGAAGACTATATTGGCGACATCAGCCAGCGATTGCGCACCTATAAACGGATTTCGTCAGCCTTTGATGATCGAGCGCTTGAACTCCTGGGTCAGGAGCTGGATGATCGCTATGGCCCGCGCCCGGTGCAGGTTGACAACCTCTTTGAATATGCGCGGTTGCGGCGCGAAGCCTCGCCGATGGGAATTCTTTCCGTTGACTATGAACAGGGCATGCTCATGCTCAAATTTAGCGACCGGGCCCGCATCAATCACGAACAATTATTGGCCTGGGTCACCACCAATCCACAAGTCAGCTTTTCACCTTCCGGTCTTTTCAAATATCCTGTGAAATCTGGGAACAATGCTGAATTTTTTGCCCAGATTCACACCGTACTGGCCAGGCTCAAACCGACGCCAGAAGCTGAATCTCCAACCGTCAGAAAGGTTTAA
- the rfaE2 gene encoding D-glycero-beta-D-manno-heptose 1-phosphate adenylyltransferase yields MTTAGPQHFAASAKVCSLAELVEHRTRLRAAGKRVVFTNGCFDLIHPGHVRYLAEARTLGDALIVAINSDRAVRELKGPSRPILNQDERAEVLAALEAIDFVVVFDDLDPRATIVALLPDVLVKGGDWDLSQIIGREEVEAAGGLVRSLPFVPGVSTTDIVSRILKGSGYSE; encoded by the coding sequence ATGACGACTGCAGGCCCTCAACACTTTGCAGCCAGTGCCAAGGTCTGTTCACTTGCCGAACTGGTTGAACATCGGACCCGACTCAGAGCAGCAGGGAAGCGTGTGGTGTTTACCAATGGTTGCTTTGATCTGATTCATCCAGGGCACGTTCGCTATCTGGCTGAAGCCCGTACACTTGGGGATGCGCTCATTGTGGCGATCAACAGCGACCGGGCGGTGCGCGAACTCAAAGGCCCCAGCCGTCCAATTCTCAATCAGGACGAACGTGCTGAAGTGCTTGCCGCACTTGAAGCCATTGATTTCGTCGTTGTGTTTGATGATCTGGATCCACGCGCCACGATTGTGGCACTGTTGCCAGATGTGCTGGTCAAAGGCGGCGACTGGGATCTCAGCCAGATTATTGGCCGTGAAGAAGTCGAAGCCGCCGGCGGTCTGGTCCGCTCACTCCCGTTTGTCCCCGGCGTCTCAACGACGGATATTGTTTCAAGAATTTTGAAAGGATCAGGTTATTCAGAGTAA
- a CDS encoding VOC family protein produces the protein MTHIRFHLAFPIQDIEQAKVFYRDGLGCQIGRESPVSLILNLGGNQIVAHKTSDELPEQRGIYPRHFGLIFDAEADWEAMLERAQTHHLKFYQEPKVRFPGMPLEHRTFFLQDPFNNLLEFKFYRHAEAVFGAAEFSQIGDQ, from the coding sequence ATGACACACATTCGCTTTCATCTTGCCTTTCCAATTCAGGACATCGAACAGGCTAAAGTATTCTATCGTGACGGTTTGGGTTGCCAGATCGGACGCGAAAGCCCGGTTTCGCTCATCCTCAATCTGGGCGGCAATCAAATCGTTGCCCACAAAACCAGTGACGAACTCCCTGAACAACGTGGTATTTATCCACGCCATTTCGGGCTGATCTTCGATGCCGAAGCCGACTGGGAAGCCATGCTTGAACGAGCCCAAACGCATCACTTGAAGTTCTATCAAGAACCAAAGGTGCGCTTTCCAGGTATGCCGCTCGAACATCGGACGTTCTTTCTCCAGGATCCATTCAACAATTTGCTGGAGTTCAAATTCTATCGCCATGCGGAAGCCGTCTTTGGCGCTGCTGAGTTTTCCCAGATTGGCGACCAGTAA